ACACTAGCACTACCTGAAAGAAGTAATGAAACATTTTCGCTTATAGGACGAACTAATCCAAATAATTTAATCGCCCAAAATGGCACTAGGATAAATAACAATAATGCCAATAGTAATAGGCAATTAGCTAATAATATTTTTTTGTTTTTCATAAGATTCTCCTTAGCTCTATAATTTTCTTAATATTAATACCCTTATCTATAATTTTATTACTCCAATATATATGATATGCCAATCACCAATAATAATCAAATTATAACTAACGAAAATTTCTATCCCATATTAAAATGTAACTTTCAAGTTATATAAAAAAACCGTACCTTTTACAGTACAGTCTACAATTTTAATCTATACTATTTTTATAACTACTTTCTCGTCATCACATATAAGTTTAATTTTATTTCCTACTCGTGTTGTTTTTAATGTTACAGTGTGCCCCCACAGCTCATATATATACCTTAGTGTAGCTTCTGCATAAGTGCTGTTTAATTCTCTACCATCATAAACATGTTCGAGTATTAGTGTTTTGTCCTTTTGAGACATCTCTGTTACTCTAATAATAGGGATCCCGCCTGCTCCACAAGAACTAGCTAAAGTATTTCTAATACTTTTAAAGCCGTTATCGTCAGCAACTTCTTTAACTACATAATTTCCATTGGTAGCCGCATATTCAAATAGATTAAGTTCTTCACATAATTCCTTTGTTAAATACTTTCTTAAAAAGGATTCATCTCTCTCTATTTCTCTAACTTCAAATATTTTATCCATTCCATATCTTTTTAAAATATCTTCAAATATTTTAAAACCTATGAAATATGGATTTATAGTTCCTTGCCCAGGAGCTATAACATCATTATGACGTTTAATAAATTCTAAATGAAGTCCCTCTGATAATTTAAGCTGCTTCAGTAAATTATAATGCCAAAAACTAGCCCATCCTTCATTCATTATTTTTGTTTCTATTTGAGGAATGAAATATGCAGTTTCTTTCCTTACAATTTCGAGTAAACTTTTTTCCCATTCCTCTATATCACCATATTTTATTATAAAATATAAAAGATCTTCCTCTGGTTCTAATGGTATTTTATTTATCTCTGGAAATTCTAATTTTGAATATTTATCTAAATTATCATGAACTTTATTCTTATTTTTATAATCGTCCAAAATTCTTTGCTTTAAAACTTCATCAGTTATTCTCTTTGCCCCAACAACTCTATTCGTCTGAAACTTTATGGCATGGGCCGCATCTAGTATTCTCTCTACCTTTTCATATCCTATACTTGGATCATTTATAAAGCTTCTTACCGTATCTGCATGAAACTTAAACATTTCAACAGTAGATGCAGCTCTGGTTCCCTCCTTAAAAAGCCTATTATTTTTAAAGAAATCATTATGTCCATAAACATGAGCTATAGTTAATATCTGAAGCAATAGTGTGTTTTCCTTCATTAAGTATGCAATGCAAGGATCAGAATTTATGACCATCTCATATGGTAATCCGCTCAAATTATATTTATATGTTGTACTATTTTTTTCATATGATTTACCAAAGCTCCAATGTGGATAACTTGAAGGCATCCCAAAATAAGATTCGTAAGCTAACATATCTTTATACCCAATAATTTCGAATTCTTGAGGATAATAATTAAGCCTTGTTTGTTTTACTATATCCTCAATTTTTTCATTCCAGTCTTCTAAATCTTTTAAGGTATAGTCCAAACCCATATCACCTCACCCCATCTTTTTTTAACATATATTTAAGCCCTTGCCATAAATCCTGTTTTTGCTTTATTTCGATTGTTAGAAAATTTTCATTAGTTACCGCCTTTGAAAATACATCTTTCATAGAAGCAGAATAATAACTATTCATAAGCTCCGCATAACCAAACAAGTTGCTTACCTCACAAATATTTTTTGCAGCCTTTATAGCTTTTTCATTGTCTTCTGCCCAATTATCTCCATCACTTACGTAGAAAACATACACATTCCAATTATCTGGATTATATCTTTTATCAATTATTTCTAAAGCTTTATTTAGTCCACTAGAAATATACGTACCTCCTGATTCAACTTTATGAAAGAAATCAACTTCATTTACTTCCTGTGCAACAGTTGTATGTGCAATAAAACTAACCTCTACATTTGAGTATTTTGATTGAATAAATTGAGATAAAATAAAGAAGAATGAACGCGCTAAATACTTTTTTGTAGTATCCATTGATCCCGATACATCCATTACACATAAAATAACTGCATTTGATTCCCTCTTTAAAACTTTTTTAACTCTATGATATCTTAAATCTTCATTTTTAAATGGCAACCTTTCAATTTCATCGCCCTTAGATTCTTCCATTAAAGCTTTATTTTTCGCCTGCTGCCTTTTAATCTTTTCGGCTACTGTTCTTTTTTTAGCAAGACGTGGATTAATACCATGTTTTTGATAACCCGCTCTTTTTATACCATTCTCTGTTAGAACTTCTGAAAATTTCTTCTTATCCATTTCAGGAAGTTCTAAATCCTCTAAGAGATAATTCAGAGCATCTTCAAGGGTTATCTCAGTTTCATAGATATCTTCCCCTTCTTTGTCACCTGCTTTACCTCCTCCTTTTCCTTCCCCCTGTGCTTTTTCTTTTCCTATTACTTGATCTCTTTTTTCCGTGCCGTCACCGCTTGCAACTCCCCCCTTATTTTTACCAAAAATAAATTCATATTCTTTCAATCCTTTTATTGGTATCTTAATTTTTTTATCCTTACTTTGCCCAATAATACTCTCCTCTGACAATATATCTCCCAGATTTTCTTTAATAGATTTTTCAACAAGCTGACGATGCCTTCTTCTGTCCTCCGAAGCTCTATCGTGCTCTATGGGAGTTACATTATAGTCTCTAAATATTGCCATGATTCTAGTCCTTCCATAAATTATTAGCAGCATATTTTAGTATTACATCACAACAATGATCACAATACCCATTAGCCTTCATTTGCTCAACCATTACATTATATTTTTCATCTTGATCTTTATCGCGAACTCTAGACCTAGTTATAATCCTTGATAATTCTTTTACTGAACTTGTTAGCTTCTTTTCTATTGCTTCCTTCAAAGGCTCATAAGACTCATATTTAATTTTCCCACCATTCCTAACTACATAAAACATATATGAAGTTACATCACTTCTAAAACCCTTAGATGAGCTCACAGATATTCCAATTTGTTCTTCTATTGACCTCATAAATGATTCATCAGCCTTAAGTTCCTCACCAGTAGCTTTATCCTTTAATTTCGCCTTATTAACAAAAGCTTCTGCATTATCTATATAGTTATCAAATAAACTTTCGGCTTGTTCCTTGTAGCTGTGTATAAAAGCCTTAGTTACTTCTTTCTCCAATATTTTGTTGTATTCCTTTCTAATACTATCTTGAATAAAGCCCATATACTTCTTCTTCTCATCTTCAGCTATATCCATTTCCCTAACAGACTTAATTATACTTTCCATAATGCTTAGCGGATTTATACAATCCGAATCTGAATCCGAAATAGCATTATCAATAGCCTTTACTATAAATCTTGTAGAAATTCCATGCATACCCTCGTCAAGTCCAGCTTCTTCTCTTAATTCACTAATATCTATTTTCTGAGTAGTTCCATTTTCTACTATTTCTTCACCATTATATATCTTAAGCTTTGTTATAGGATCTACCTTATTTGATGGTTTAAACCTTGAGAGCAATGCGAACATTGCAGCAATTTCAATAGTATGTGGTGCTATATGAGGTTTAAAATTACTCTTTTTAAGTATCTTATCGTATATTTTAATTTCTTCATTTAGTTCAAGGCAATAAGGAACCTCCACCTTCACAATTCTATCTAAAATGGCTTCATTTGTATGATCAGACTTAAATCTATTCCATTCTGCTTCATTAGAATGGGCAATAATTATACCATCGAAATAAATCATAGACCCCTTTCCTGGTGATGGTATTGATTTTTCTTGAGTCGCGGTTATTATTGTATGAAGATATTCAACATCATTTTTGAATACTTCTATAAATTCAACCATCCCTCTATTACCAACATTAAATGCTCCATTAAGAGAAAAAACCCTTGGGTCATCCTCTGAATATATATCCATTTTGGATATATCAACTGATCCTGTTAAAATCGAAGTATCTTGATTATTTGGATCAACCGGTGGGACAACACCTATACCCTTTCTTGATCTTACTGAAAATGATGTAGTGGTAACAGGGAACTTTTCATATTCTCCATTGTATTCATTAATTAATTTATATTTGCATGCTGGGCAAAGATCCCCTTCAATTTTCACATTGAGCATTTCTCCAATTTTGCCTCGTAAATGTTTTGGTACTAAATGAAGTGGCTCTTCATTCATAGGGCATCCCTTTAAAACATATACTGGATCCGTATTTTCAAAAGCATTCTTTAAAGCTTCCACAAGTGATGACTTTCCAGCCCCTACTGGTCCCGCTAAATACAATACTTGCCTAGATTCCTCTCCCTTCATAGATGCAGAATAAAAGTAACTAACCAGTTTCATTAATACTTTATCAATTCCAAAAAAGTCATCTTTAAAAAATCCATATCTTTTTATAACATCGTTACCATATATTTTTCTTATTCTTGGATTTTCTTCAGGTTTTAAGGTTTCATATCCACCTTTTATTATTGTGTCATACATCCTCTTATGCGATAATTTAGCCTTATCAGGATCTGCTTTAATAATATCTAAATATTCTAAAAAGGTTCCTTCAAATTTATCTTTGACCTTGTTTCCTCTATCATTTTCTATTATGTTTTTAAAATCCATTTAATACCCCCTAATATAAAATTATTTTTAATAATATTAAATATATGCAAGAGCCTCCCCCTAAAATGATTAAAAATAAAAAACTTATGAAAATTTAAAGATATAACCATATTTTTTTTATGTTACAATATAGATTAAAGCTCCACATAACTGACAAAAGGAGATGTTTAAGTTTGGAAAAGTTGTACTATGAAGATCAATATAAAACAGAATTTACAGCTGAAATAGTAGATATAATAAAAAAAGAAAACAAATATCATGTTGAATTAAATGGAACATATTTTCACCCAAAAGGTACTGGCCAGCCAAGCGATACAGGACATATAAATGGTTCTTTAGTTATAAGCGTATACGAAGAAAACAATAAAATATATCATGTATTAGAAGTGAAACCTTTGAAAATTCATAAGGTTAAATGTAGGATCAACTTTGATTTACGCTATGATTATATGCAGCAACATTTAGGTCAGCATATACTGTCAGCCTGTATTTCTAATTTATTTAATCTAACTACTATTGGTTTTCACCTTGGTTTAACCTCTTCAACCATTGCCCTTGATAAAGCTATCGGTCTCGATGAACTTAGAGCTTGTGAGAAAAAGGCTAACGATATAGTTTTTGAAAATATTAAAGTAGAAGTTCTCTATTTAACAAACCCAGAACTAAAAAAATTATCACTAAAAAAAATTCCAGTGAAATCCGGTGAAAAAGTTAGAATTATAAAAATCGGTGATATTGATGTAAATCCATCGCAAGATTTATATCCAAATTCTACTATAGAAGTCCAAATAATTAAAATTATTAAATTTGAAAAATATAAAGCTGGCATAAGGATTGAATTTATATGTGGACAAAGAGCGGTTTCTGATTATATTTTAAAATTTGAAGCCATTGAGAAAATGTCTAAACTCTTATCCTGCAATAATGACACGGTTATATCTAAAGTTGAGACTCTTACAGGTGAGCTTAATAAGGCACTTACTACGAGTAGAGTACTAAGTGCAACAGTTGCTACATATGAAGTTCAAAACATGTTAAAAGAAGCTGAAAAAATAGATGATGTTAGGATACTTAAATTCATTTATGATAAAATGGACCTAAAATATGCTACCATGTTAGCAACAAAATTAGTAACCTCGCCAAAAGTTATAGTTTTATTTGGGGTAAAACTTCAAGATAAAGCAAACCTCTTGTTCATGTGTTCGAAAGATTTAAAAATCATAAGAATGGATTCCCTTTTAAAAGATGCTATAACTCTTATAGATGGTAAGGGTGGTGGAAGTGAATTTTCTGCACAAGGCGGTGGAAAAAACAATAATAATTTAGATTCTACGCTTGATTATGCCTTAAGTAAAATTAAAGAAAATATAATTTCTAGTTCAAAAAATTAAATATTAATTTGTTTTGTGAGTAGATTATTTAGAGTTAGTCCTTGATAATAAAATCTCTAACTCCATATAATCCTTCAATTTAAGTTTTACCATCAATTGCTACACCCTACTCTTTTTTATTTAGAATTTTTGGTACTTTAGATGCTCGAAGTCTGTGTGCGTAATGCATTTCTGATCCTAATAATGGCCTAGCATAATTTATAAATGCTTCAGTCACATTATTGCATTCACTATTAATAAAATTATCAGGCATTACCTTTGTCTTACCTGCTACTAGGTCTAGTGGAGTAAGTCTATAATCTACAGAATAATGTCCTGTTCTATGAATAGTAATTGAACCACCAACATTATCCCAAAGTGCATACTGTGCAGCTTTTTCTCCTACTTCTCGAGCCTCGTTTCTATCTACATCTGAGACACATCCCATAAAACATCTTTGAGGATATCCGAATGTATCTGATCTAACTCTTTTAATATTTAAATTCTTCCTAATGTACTTACCTAAAAGGTCACCTAATGCTCCTGTTCCTGAAAGTTGTATATTTCCATGAGCATCTTTTTCTACTCTTTCCATAAGACTTGCAATTATTGGTACTCCTTTTTCATCCTGAATACCTTCTGAAACAGCAATTACGCATCTTCCATATTTATCATAAACTTTTTTTACATCATTTAAAAATTGCTCTATCTTAAAAACTCTTTCAGGTACATATATTAAATGTGGCCCGTCATCTTCGTACTTTTTAGCAAGGGCTGCGGCGGCCGTTAAAAAACCGGCATGACGTCCCATTACTACCCCTATATAAATTCCTGGTAGCGCTCTATTGTCAAGATTAGCCCCAATAAATGCATTGGTAATATATTTGGCTGCTGATCCATATCCAGGGGTATGGTCATTAATCATGAGATCATTGTCTATAGTTTTTGGTATATGAATTGCTCGAAGTTCATAATTTGAAATTATAGCTTGCTGATTTACTATTCTAACTGCATCTGATGAGTCATTCCCTCCAATATAAAAGAAATATCTTATTTCATGGGCTTTAAGGACCTTAAATATTTCCTTACAATATTCTTCATCTGGTTTATCTCTTGTAGATAAAAGTGCAGATGATGGAGTCATTGCCACCTGCTCTAAATTATGAGTTGTCTCACGGCTAAGATCATGGAAATTTTCATTAACTATCCCATTTACTCCATTTATAGCACCATAGACTTTTGTTACCTGTGCAAATTTTCTTGCTTCTAAAACCGCACCAACTAGAGATTGATTAATAACAGCAGTTGGTCCACCACCTTGCGCAATTAAAACTTTACCTTCAATTATCATATTTATACCTCCCCCTTATAATTTCATTCCAGTACTCTTTTAAAATTATTTTACTATATATTGTTATTTTATTTTACATTAATAAATTTTACTTATTATAATATATATATTATAGTATATTTGTATTTTATTACATTAATCATATATATAAACGCAATATAAAAGCCTAATAGATTATTTATCATATTAGGCTTTATATATTTTGATGCTTTATTTAATTTTCTTTATCTTTATTTCATTGCTGCTACTAATTTCTCTGTTGCTTCTTTTATACATTTTTTCGCAAGAATATCTGAAATCACAGCTACTCCATCAATATTTGCTCCCTTTAATAAATCAACATTTTTATGTGTAATTCCACCAATAGCAACTACAGGAATTGATATATTATCTTTTATTTCTTTTAAGCATGGCACAGAAACAGCACTTGCATCATCTTTAGTAGTTGTAGGAAACATTGCACCAACACCAACATAATCTGCCCCTTCTTTTTCTGCCTCTCGCGCTTCCTCAACTGTTGATGTAGAAATTCCAATTATCTTATCATTTCCTATTATACTTCGTGCAATGCTTGCTGGCATATCGCTTTGACCCAAATGAACCCCTGCAGCATCTATAGATAAAGCTATATCAATTCTATCATTTATAATAAGTGGTACATTATATTTGTCAGTAACTTTTTTAACCTTTGATGCAATATTATAAAATTCTAAAGTACTTATATCCTTTTCTCTAAGTTGAACTAATGTAGCTCCACCTTTTATTGACTCTTCTACTGCAGTATATATATCTGTATCCACAAGCATTTCTCTATCTGTAAGAAGATAAAGACTGTAATTTATTTTATTCTTCATTTATCTTGCTCCTTTTATTTATTTCTATCTCGCATAAATTGTACATAACATCTATCATTTTCACCCTAAAAGTACCTGAACCTTCGATCTTTTTATCTAACCTTCCGTATGCTGTTTCACCTGATATTCCCATTGAAACGACTCCTGCAAGAGCAGCTATTAAATTGTTTTCTCCTGCCCCTAAATAACAACCAATGACTGCAGTGCACATACACCCAGTACCTGTAACCCTAGACATCATTTTATGACCATTTGATGTGGTGTAAAGAGTTTTACCATCAGTTACAATGTCTACCTCGCCTGTTATAGCTACAACTGTTCCAAATTTAACAGCAAATTTCCTTGCCATTTCTTTCGATTTTGTAAATTCGTCACTGCTTACATCAAAACTCTCAGAAGCATCCACACCTCTTGTCACAGTATCAATACCATATATTGTTTTTATTTCAGACAAATTCCCTCTTATTACTGCTAATTTGACCTCGCTTATAATTCTTTTACAGACTTCTGTTCTATAAGCTGTTGCCCCTACTCCAACAGGATCTAGGATAACAGGGATCTTTAACTCATTTGCCCTTTTTCCTGCCTTTATCATAGACTCTACACTTCTACTATTTAGCGTTCCTATATTTATAACAAGTGAAGATGAAAGTGATACCATCTCGAGGACTTCATTAATATCATCTGCCATAACAGGAGAACCACCAATAGCCAGTGTAATATTAGCACAATCATTAACAGTAACATAATTCGTTATCTGGTGAACTAAAGGGGTCTTTTTTCTTAAATCATCTAATAATTTAATTATTATATTGTTAATTTCCATTTTGACATCATCCTCCAACTTATTAAATATATAAATCCTGTAATAACCATATCAGGCATTGTAGCTCCTAGTACAAAATCAAGTTTTATAAACCAATAATACAGTATTATTCCTATAATCCACACAAAAATCGCTCCCCAATTTATAAGTACATCAGATTTCACTTTTGTATTTTTCTTTATTATAAAATAATCTGTAATTAAAACTGCAAATAATGGTGCAAATACTGACCCTATAGCGTATAAAAAGTTTTCATAGTTTTCCATAGGAATTATAATTGCCATAAGTGTTCCAATAACCGTCATAATGATACCAATCTTTTTTTCACCAAGTTTTGGCACTATGTTTAGAAATGAAACCCCTGCCGAGTACACATCCAAAAATGTAGTAGTTACTGTGGATAATACTACTATTCCAAGAGCCGCTATTCCTAAATTAGCTGCAAGCATCATAACCGAAGGATCTGAATTATTTGAAACAATAGCAGCTCCAAGTCCTATAATAAACATCCATGAACTTCCAATAAAATAACCTATAAAACTTCCATAGGCTCCTCCCTTTTCACTCTTTGCAAATCTAGTGTAATCTGCAATTAAAGGTAGCCATGAAAGAGGCATAACTATACTAAGTTCTAATGCTCCTCCAAAAGAAATTCCACCAGCAGCTGCTTTTGTTAGAAGTGTTTTATCTTTAAATATTATTGATCCAAGCACCAATGTAAGTATAAAAAGTAATGATACCGCTGTAATATTCAATTTTTTCATGCCTGCATTTCCAAAATAGAGCCACAATATTGTAAGTACACCTATAAGAACTATATATACTAAAACATTATTTACGTTCCATAAGCTTTGTGATATTAAGTTTACAGAGCTCGCTGCTACCTTAATCATAATTGCAGTCCAACCTATTAGCTGAAGTATATTTAAAATTGAAAATAAATAGGTACTATATACTCCAAAAGAAATATTAGTTGAAGTCATCGCTGGCACTTTTTCACGTGATCCTATGATTCCACCGAGTATTAATATTCCTGTTCCAATCAAGTGACCTAGAAGTATTACTATTATTCCAACTTTAAATCCTAAAGGTGCAATTAATCCACCTGTCATTATTTCAGCAATAGATACTGCAGCCCCAAACCACAAAAATACAAAGGTCCAAAATCCTAATTTCTCTTTATCCTTAATCATTTGCCATCCCCGCTTTTTTATATAATTCATAGAAATGGTTTGTTGGTCCAACTCCATGCCCAATATCCAAAGAGTGTTCTATAGCAGTTGTTATATATTGTTTTGATTTTTTTATTGATTCCTTCATGCTAAAACCCAGTGCCAAATTTGCAGCAATAGCAGATGACAAAGTGCATCCCGTGCCGTGAGTATTTTTTGTGTTTATCCTCTCAGACGTAAAACGTATAATTTCTTCTCCATCATAAAATACATCTACCGCTTTACCCTTCATATGTCCACCTTTTAGAAGTATATTTTTGCATCCCAGCTTATACATTTCCTTAGCTGCTTTTTCCATATCTTCTACAGTTTCTATATCTGGAAAATCTAAGTTCACCTCCCGAAGTATTTCTTCAGCTTCTGGTACATTAGGTGTAATAAGTGATGCTAGAGGTATAAGTTTCTTAATTAAAGCTGATTTCGATTCTGGCTTTAGTAGTGAATAACCGCTTTTTGATATCATTACAGGATCAAGTACTATATTTTTAGGCTTGTATAATTCCAGCCTTTCACTTATCGCATCAATTGTAGAAATTTTAGACACCATACCAATTTTAACAGCATCTACAATTATATCTGTAAAAATAGCATCAATTTGCGCCTTGATGATTTCTGCATCTAGATCCAGAACTTCAAAAACGCCCATAGTATTTTGCGCTGTTATAGCTGTAATTACGCTCATTGCATATACGCCATTTGCGCTTAAACTTTTTATGTCTGCCTGCACTCCTGCACCTCCACAGCTGTCAGAACCTGCTATAGTTAAAACTTTTTTCATATTATTTTCCTCCTATTTTATCCTTTTTAAACTTCTTTATTTAAATTAACAATTTTTTTTAAATCTATTACTCTAAGAATGAAAAATGCAATTAGACTTCCTCCAATAGTACTTATTAAAAATGGTGATACAAAGAATAATGCACCCACTTTTTTGCCCATTATAATATTAGCAATAGGAAATGCTAACAATCCGCCAATGATTCCTGTTCCAAATATTTCTCCGCCTACTGCGAATAGATTCATTTTAGTTTTCTTATATAATATTCCAGCTAAAATTACTCCGATCATACTTCCAGGGAATGCTAAAAGTGAACCTGTTCCTAAAACATTTCTTAGTAAAGATATACAAAAGGCTATGGCTACGCCATATCCAGGGC
This window of the Clostridium estertheticum genome carries:
- the thiW gene encoding energy coupling factor transporter S component ThiW, encoding MKTKKLTISSLLIAIGVIAGNIIFIPVGVAKCFPVQATINVISAVLLGPGYGVAIAFCISLLRNVLGTGSLLAFPGSMIGVILAGILYKKTKMNLFAVGGEIFGTGIIGGLLAFPIANIIMGKKVGALFFVSPFLISTIGGSLIAFFILRVIDLKKIVNLNKEV
- a CDS encoding 6-phosphofructokinase; protein product: MIIEGKVLIAQGGGPTAVINQSLVGAVLEARKFAQVTKVYGAINGVNGIVNENFHDLSRETTHNLEQVAMTPSSALLSTRDKPDEEYCKEIFKVLKAHEIRYFFYIGGNDSSDAVRIVNQQAIISNYELRAIHIPKTIDNDLMINDHTPGYGSAAKYITNAFIGANLDNRALPGIYIGVVMGRHAGFLTAAAALAKKYEDDGPHLIYVPERVFKIEQFLNDVKKVYDKYGRCVIAVSEGIQDEKGVPIIASLMERVEKDAHGNIQLSGTGALGDLLGKYIRKNLNIKRVRSDTFGYPQRCFMGCVSDVDRNEAREVGEKAAQYALWDNVGGSITIHRTGHYSVDYRLTPLDLVAGKTKVMPDNFINSECNNVTEAFINYARPLLGSEMHYAHRLRASKVPKILNKKE
- the yhbH gene encoding sporulation protein YhbH, translating into MAIFRDYNVTPIEHDRASEDRRRHRQLVEKSIKENLGDILSEESIIGQSKDKKIKIPIKGLKEYEFIFGKNKGGVASGDGTEKRDQVIGKEKAQGEGKGGGKAGDKEGEDIYETEITLEDALNYLLEDLELPEMDKKKFSEVLTENGIKRAGYQKHGINPRLAKKRTVAEKIKRQQAKNKALMEESKGDEIERLPFKNEDLRYHRVKKVLKRESNAVILCVMDVSGSMDTTKKYLARSFFFILSQFIQSKYSNVEVSFIAHTTVAQEVNEVDFFHKVESGGTYISSGLNKALEIIDKRYNPDNWNVYVFYVSDGDNWAEDNEKAIKAAKNICEVSNLFGYAELMNSYYSASMKDVFSKAVTNENFLTIEIKQKQDLWQGLKYMLKKDGVR
- the thiM gene encoding hydroxyethylthiazole kinase, which encodes MEINNIIIKLLDDLRKKTPLVHQITNYVTVNDCANITLAIGGSPVMADDINEVLEMVSLSSSLVINIGTLNSRSVESMIKAGKRANELKIPVILDPVGVGATAYRTEVCKRIISEVKLAVIRGNLSEIKTIYGIDTVTRGVDASESFDVSSDEFTKSKEMARKFAVKFGTVVAITGEVDIVTDGKTLYTTSNGHKMMSRVTGTGCMCTAVIGCYLGAGENNLIAALAGVVSMGISGETAYGRLDKKIEGSGTFRVKMIDVMYNLCEIEINKRSKINEE
- a CDS encoding alanyl-tRNA editing protein, which produces MEKLYYEDQYKTEFTAEIVDIIKKENKYHVELNGTYFHPKGTGQPSDTGHINGSLVISVYEENNKIYHVLEVKPLKIHKVKCRINFDLRYDYMQQHLGQHILSACISNLFNLTTIGFHLGLTSSTIALDKAIGLDELRACEKKANDIVFENIKVEVLYLTNPELKKLSLKKIPVKSGEKVRIIKIGDIDVNPSQDLYPNSTIEVQIIKIIKFEKYKAGIRIEFICGQRAVSDYILKFEAIEKMSKLLSCNNDTVISKVETLTGELNKALTTSRVLSATVATYEVQNMLKEAEKIDDVRILKFIYDKMDLKYATMLATKLVTSPKVIVLFGVKLQDKANLLFMCSKDLKIIRMDSLLKDAITLIDGKGGGSEFSAQGGGKNNNNLDSTLDYALSKIKENIISSSKN
- the thiD gene encoding bifunctional hydroxymethylpyrimidine kinase/phosphomethylpyrimidine kinase, with the protein product MKKVLTIAGSDSCGGAGVQADIKSLSANGVYAMSVITAITAQNTMGVFEVLDLDAEIIKAQIDAIFTDIIVDAVKIGMVSKISTIDAISERLELYKPKNIVLDPVMISKSGYSLLKPESKSALIKKLIPLASLITPNVPEAEEILREVNLDFPDIETVEDMEKAAKEMYKLGCKNILLKGGHMKGKAVDVFYDGEEIIRFTSERINTKNTHGTGCTLSSAIAANLALGFSMKESIKKSKQYITTAIEHSLDIGHGVGPTNHFYELYKKAGMAND
- the thiE gene encoding thiamine phosphate synthase is translated as MKNKINYSLYLLTDREMLVDTDIYTAVEESIKGGATLVQLREKDISTLEFYNIASKVKKVTDKYNVPLIINDRIDIALSIDAAGVHLGQSDMPASIARSIIGNDKIIGISTSTVEEAREAEKEGADYVGVGAMFPTTTKDDASAVSVPCLKEIKDNISIPVVAIGGITHKNVDLLKGANIDGVAVISDILAKKCIKEATEKLVAAMK
- a CDS encoding PrkA family serine protein kinase, with the translated sequence MDFKNIIENDRGNKVKDKFEGTFLEYLDIIKADPDKAKLSHKRMYDTIIKGGYETLKPEENPRIRKIYGNDVIKRYGFFKDDFFGIDKVLMKLVSYFYSASMKGEESRQVLYLAGPVGAGKSSLVEALKNAFENTDPVYVLKGCPMNEEPLHLVPKHLRGKIGEMLNVKIEGDLCPACKYKLINEYNGEYEKFPVTTTSFSVRSRKGIGVVPPVDPNNQDTSILTGSVDISKMDIYSEDDPRVFSLNGAFNVGNRGMVEFIEVFKNDVEYLHTIITATQEKSIPSPGKGSMIYFDGIIIAHSNEAEWNRFKSDHTNEAILDRIVKVEVPYCLELNEEIKIYDKILKKSNFKPHIAPHTIEIAAMFALLSRFKPSNKVDPITKLKIYNGEEIVENGTTQKIDISELREEAGLDEGMHGISTRFIVKAIDNAISDSDSDCINPLSIMESIIKSVREMDIAEDEKKKYMGFIQDSIRKEYNKILEKEVTKAFIHSYKEQAESLFDNYIDNAEAFVNKAKLKDKATGEELKADESFMRSIEEQIGISVSSSKGFRSDVTSYMFYVVRNGGKIKYESYEPLKEAIEKKLTSSVKELSRIITRSRVRDKDQDEKYNVMVEQMKANGYCDHCCDVILKYAANNLWKD
- the cytX gene encoding putative hydroxymethylpyrimidine transporter CytX, giving the protein MIKDKEKLGFWTFVFLWFGAAVSIAEIMTGGLIAPLGFKVGIIVILLGHLIGTGILILGGIIGSREKVPAMTSTNISFGVYSTYLFSILNILQLIGWTAIMIKVAASSVNLISQSLWNVNNVLVYIVLIGVLTILWLYFGNAGMKKLNITAVSLLFILTLVLGSIIFKDKTLLTKAAAGGISFGGALELSIVMPLSWLPLIADYTRFAKSEKGGAYGSFIGYFIGSSWMFIIGLGAAIVSNNSDPSVMMLAANLGIAALGIVVLSTVTTTFLDVYSAGVSFLNIVPKLGEKKIGIIMTVIGTLMAIIIPMENYENFLYAIGSVFAPLFAVLITDYFIIKKNTKVKSDVLINWGAIFVWIIGIILYYWFIKLDFVLGATMPDMVITGFIYLISWRMMSKWKLTI
- a CDS encoding SpoVR family protein, with amino-acid sequence MDYTLKDLEDWNEKIEDIVKQTRLNYYPQEFEIIGYKDMLAYESYFGMPSSYPHWSFGKSYEKNSTTYKYNLSGLPYEMVINSDPCIAYLMKENTLLLQILTIAHVYGHNDFFKNNRLFKEGTRAASTVEMFKFHADTVRSFINDPSIGYEKVERILDAAHAIKFQTNRVVGAKRITDEVLKQRILDDYKNKNKVHDNLDKYSKLEFPEINKIPLEPEEDLLYFIIKYGDIEEWEKSLLEIVRKETAYFIPQIETKIMNEGWASFWHYNLLKQLKLSEGLHLEFIKRHNDVIAPGQGTINPYFIGFKIFEDILKRYGMDKIFEVREIERDESFLRKYLTKELCEELNLFEYAATNGNYVVKEVADDNGFKSIRNTLASSCGAGGIPIIRVTEMSQKDKTLILEHVYDGRELNSTYAEATLRYIYELWGHTVTLKTTRVGNKIKLICDDEKVVIKIV